The Haloarcula laminariae genomic sequence CGCCAGCGGCTGTTCTACGAGAACGCCGAACGAATCGGTGCCGGAGTCAGCATCACCCGAACCGGGACCGTCTACGCGACCGTCAACGTCTGTTAGGTAGCGCTATCGCCGTTTTCGACGGACCTGTGAGACGACATCGCCCAGTCAGTTGGTCGTCGACAGTTCGATTGCCACCCGGAGCGGTCGCCATCGCAGGGCGCTTTCTCACCACTAATCGGGTGCCTGTCACAGGGAGACTGGCTCGGGACACCGGAGCGCGTCGACGCCCCGAGCGCTCGGGAACCGGCCAGCGGCCGTCGGCCTGGTCCTACACGTCACCGTCGCGTGTGCCGACTGTTGGGGTCGCCCCGCCGAATCTCCGTCGTCGGCTGTGGGTCGTATGTCCAGCGAACGCCGTCACCTTCTCGCGGCTGACCCCGTCCTCGCCGAACGTGCTGCCGTCTCCGACGGTGAGTTAGGGCGTCCATACCGGCGGTAGAGCCGTTACCGACAGTGTGCCCATCCCCACAACGGTCGCACTGCTGGTCACACTGACGCACAGACTCGTAGCGAAAAATACTGACGACAATCAGGCCGAGGTCGCGGTCGCGCTGGGCGTCGGGGTACCGGCGGGCGTCGCCGTCGCGTTGCCCGACGTGCTGTTGTCGGCGGCGTTGCTCGTTTCGTTTCCGCTGCTGTCACTCGACTGCTGGTCCTGGAGCCACTGGTTGTACTCGTCCTGTGGCATCACCTGGACGGTACCAAGCATCTGGGAGTGGCCCGAACCGCAGTACTCAGCACAGTATAGCTGGTAGGTCCCCGTCTCGGTCGGCACGGTCCGGAGGCGGTTGTACTGGCCCGGGAAGGCGTCGGCTTTCAGGCCGAGGCTGGGCACGTGGAACGCGTGGAGCCAGTCGTTCGAGGTGACCCGCAAGTTCACTTCCTGTTCGGCCGGCAATCGGAGCGTTCCGGTCGAGGACACGTCGGCCCCCTGGTCGAAGCTCGACCCGTTGTAGTAGAACGTCCAGCCGTAGCGGTACGCCTCGACCTGGATGTGTTCGACTTCCTCAGTCTGCAGCTGTGCCTGGTTGGTCGATTCGGCCGTCACGAACGGGCTGGCCATCACCTGGTAGGACGCGATGCCGACGAAAAGCAGGATGACGGCCGTCGCAATCGTCCATGTTATCTCGAGGCGTCGGTTCTCCATCGTCGGCAGCGCCTCCTCCTTGTTTCGGAACCGCCAGACGGTGTAGACGAGGATTCCCTCGACCAGCAGGGTGATTGGGATGGCCACGGCGAGCAGGTTCATGTTGAGGTCCCATATCTGCTCGACCGTCGTGGAGGCCGATGGCTGTGCGGCGACGGGTTCGGCGACGAACGCGAGCAACGCGGCGCCGAACAGCGCGACCAGACCGGCGCGTCTCCGAGTCATGTGCGCGGCTTAGGATTTCGGGGATAAATAACTGCTGTCTCGCTCTGGGGTCCGAGCGGTCCGGTCGCACCTACCGGACGATACGGGACCGCCGT encodes the following:
- the coxB gene encoding cytochrome c oxidase subunit II, with the protein product MTRRRAGLVALFGAALLAFVAEPVAAQPSASTTVEQIWDLNMNLLAVAIPITLLVEGILVYTVWRFRNKEEALPTMENRRLEITWTIATAVILLFVGIASYQVMASPFVTAESTNQAQLQTEEVEHIQVEAYRYGWTFYYNGSSFDQGADVSSTGTLRLPAEQEVNLRVTSNDWLHAFHVPSLGLKADAFPGQYNRLRTVPTETGTYQLYCAEYCGSGHSQMLGTVQVMPQDEYNQWLQDQQSSDSSGNETSNAADNSTSGNATATPAGTPTPSATATSA